Below is a genomic region from Bartonella harrusi.
GTACTTAATTGTGCCTCTGGACAACGCATTAGCCTGATGCAAATTCACATTGAGTCCTTAAACGAACCGCAAATACAAAAACTCAAAGAGGGACTCACTCTCGTTCTTGAACAGGTCAATGCAGCTGTACAAGACTGGAAGCCTATGCTTGAAGAAGTGAAAAAGCATATCCATACTTATCAAACAAATCTCCCGCAACACTATAAACAAGAGGGCGAAAAAGCTATAGAGTTTCTTAACTGGTTGATGGACAATAATTTCATCTTTCTTGGCATGCGTAGTTATCATTTCAAAAAACACCAAGAGCCTACAAAAGCTTTTATAGCCAGCGATGTTGAACTTGGTATTCTCACAGATGCCTCTATCCGTATTATCGGTGACGCGTGTGTGGAAGAACCTCCACAAGAAATCTTCTCCTTTATGGAAAGTGACAACTTGCTTATTGTAACAAAAGCAAACAGTCGTTCAAGAATTCACCGTCCTGTTTGGCTCGATTATATTGGTCTTAAAATCTTTGATAAAGAAGATAAGCTATGCGGAGAATTGCGTATTGTAGGATTATTCACCTCCTCAGCTTATACACGCTCTATTTTGCAAATCCCTTTTTTAAAAGAAAAAGCAGAAACTATTATTCAACACCTTGGATACAGTCGAACTGACTATTCTGGAAAAGCGCTCATCAGTGTTTTAGAAACCTATCCAAGGGATGAAATGTTTCGTTCCGACATTGATACATTAACAGAAAATGCCAAGCTTATTCTGCAATTAGATGAACGCCCCCGTTTACGGGTGCTTGCCCATACGGATTCTTTTGGACGTTTTGTATCTATACTTGTTTATGTCCCTCGTGACCAGTATAGCAGCAATATTCGCGAAAAAATTGGCGAATATTTTGTCGAACTCTATCAGGGTGATTTTTTTGAATCCTATCCGCTCTTTTTAGAAAGTACACTCATTCGCGTCTATTATATCATCCATCGCAAAGGAAACGAAAGCGCCCCTATTGTCGAGCGGATGACACTTGAACAAAATGTTCGTTCGATAGCAAGAGGTTGGGAAGATAGCGTTCAAACCATTGCTCTTACCTGTAAAGCAACAGACCAACAAATGTGTTTGGCTAGCCGATTTCCCAATAGCTATCGTGACTTATTTTCAGCTGAAGATGCAATAAAAGACGCTAGTCATATTCTCAGTCTTAATGATAAAAAACCCCTTTTCGTTACTTTTTATCATCCACAAAATAAAGAAAAACAGACCCTTTCTCTCCGGCTTTTTCACCGCCATCAAGCACTTGCTCTTTCCAAACGCGTACCCCTTCTTGAAAATATGGGATTTCGCGTCATAGCTGAACAAACTCTTGAATTACCAGACAGCAATGGAGACTCTGTTTATCTTCATGATATGCAATTGGAGAGTGCTTTCCAACTCTGTATCGATTTTGCAAAAAACGGTCAAAAACATGCTGAAACATTCGAAGCAATTTGGTCGCAAAATGCTGATAATGATGCCTTTAATGCCTTAACCCAAACAGCAAAGCTTCATTGGCGTGAAATTGTCGTTTTGCGCCATTACGGACGCTATCTGCAACAAACTGGAATTCCTTATTCACAAGATCGTGTTGCCCAAACTTTAAACGCTTACCCTGATATTACCCAAGATCTTTATACTTTATTTCATTTAAAATTTCATCAAAGCCATACAGAAAAAGAGCGAGAAAAGAACCAACAGATTATTCAACAACGCATTGAAGAAAAATTACAGAAAGTATCCGGTTTAGATGACGATCTGATTTTGCGCCGTTATCGTAATCTTATCGATGCAAGTTTACGAAGCAATGCCTTTACTCCTTTAGAAAATGGTGATCCACGACGTACTTTAGCAACCAAGCTAGACCCTCGCCAAATTGAAGGCTTACCTGAACCGCGCCCTTATAGAGAGATTTTCGTTTATGGACCAGAAGTTGAAGGGGTTCATTTGCGTTTTGGTCCTATTGCGCGCGGTGGAATCCGTTGGTCTGACCGTGCACTCGATTATCGCACCGAAGTGCTCAGCTTAGTCAAAGCGCAACAGGTTAAAAATGCTGTTATTGTTCCTGTTGGAGCAAAAGGTGGATTTTATCCTCATCGCCTTCCCCAAACGAATGATCGCGCCGTCGTAATAGAGGCCGCACGACAAGCCTATATCGATTTTATCACAGCTTTGCTTTCCATTACCGACAATCTGGTAAACAACCAAATAAGCACTCCTCACAATATTATCTGTCATGATGACCATGACCCTTATTTTGTTGTTGCAGCAGATAAAGGGACAGCAACATTCTCTGATACAGCCAACACCATTAGTCAAGCGAATCACTTTTGGCTCGATGATGCATTTGCCTCTGGAGGTTCAGCAGGTTATGACCACAAAGCCATAGGGATTACAGCGAAAGGTGCGTGGGAAGCTGTTAAAAGACATTTTCGTGAATCCTTTAATCACGATATCCAAACAACGCCTTTTACCTGTATCGGTGTTGGTGATATGTCCGGTGATGTTTTTGGCAATGGAATGCTTCTTTCCAAACAAACAAAACTCATTGCTGCTTTTGACCACCGCGATATTTTTATAGATCCCAATCCCAATATAGCTGAAAGCTATGCTGAACGTCTGCGTCTCTTTCAACTTCCTCGTTCAAGTTGGCAGGATTACGATCAAGCAAAATTATCAAAGGGTGGTGGTATTTTTTCACGAACAATGAAAACCATTACTCTCTCACCCGAAGCAGCACAAGCCATTGGTTTTGAAAAACAAACAGGAACACCCTTTGAAATTATCTCTGCTCTTCTCAAAGCACCTGTTGATCTTTTATGGTTTGGCGGCATTGGGACTTACATTCGTGCAACAACAGAACCGGATGCACAAGTAGGCGATCGTGCAAATGATGCTCTCCGCATTACTGGTGAACAAGTTCGTGCAAAAGTTATTGGTGAAGGCGCTAATCTTGGTGTCACACAACGTGGTCGTATTGAATATGTCTTAAATGGTGGGCGATGCAATACAGACGCCATTGATAACTCCGCAGGTGTTAATTGTTCAGATGTTGAAGTCAATATCAAAATCGTTCTAGCATCAGCCCTTCATGCAAAAACGCTTACCCGCGAAGCACGCAATGAGCTCTTGAAAGAAATGACTTCCCAAGTTGAACAATTAGTCCTACGCAACAATTATTTACAAACACTTGCTCTTTCTTTAGCTGAAAGCCAAAGCATTGCCGATTTACCTTATCAAATACGCTTTATGCATGATTTAGAACAAAAGAAACTTCTCGATCGCAGAGTTGAAATTCTCCCTGATGAACAAATTTTACGACAAAGAATAACACAAGGCCAAGGACTTATACGTCCAGAACTCGCGGTCATTTTGGCATATGCAAAGCTAACCCTCAAAGAAGAGATCGCTCATAGTGCTATTGTTGATGAAAGTTATTTTGACAAAATCTTATTACATTATTTCCCAACGCAAATTCAGACAAGTTTTGAAAAAGAAATCATTAACCACCAATTGCGTCGTCATATTATTGCAACCCTCATTGCCAACGATATTGTGAATCGTGGAGGGCCTACTTTTGTGAGTCGACTCCAAGATGCTACTGAACAAAAGGTTGAAAATATCATTCGTGTTTTCATCGCATTGTGTGATGGCTTTGCTATACCTCAATTGTCTGATCAAATTGATAGACTTGACAATAAAATACCAGGTCTTGTCCAAAACAAATTTTACGCAGCGATTACGTCAATGCTTTTTGAAACAACAAATTGGGGCTTGCGCAATATGGATCTCTCGACTCCATTAGAAGAACTGGCAAAAACAATAAAGCAAGCCCGTACTGTTCTTGAAGAACTGCTAACACATTCCAGCGATAACGATATCAATCAAAAAATCAAGGAAAAAACAAACCATTATAGCGAAGAAGGTGCACCAAAAACTTTAGCACAGCAATTGGCTCTTTTGGACGCAACCCCCATAATTTGTGACATTTCTTTGATTGCCAAACAAAGCAACAGCGACCTTATTAAAACCGCAAAGATTTATTTCTCACTTGCGCAAATCATTCGTATAAATCGCATTAATGAAGCAAGTCGAACAATTCCTGTCGTTGATTATTATGATAGTATGGCCTTAAGCCAAGCTAAAGAAAATATTGCCGAAAGTTTACGCAAAATTGTTCTGAAAATCCTGAAAAATTATGGAGCAAAAGAAGATCCTTTTGCAGCTTGGAGTAAAACAACAGAAGATCAAATTCATAATGTCACAAACCGCATTGGTGCTCTCATTGAAAATGATCTCAACATTTCTCGTTTTACCTTCGCAGCAGGTATGATTGCCCAACTTTAAAACATACCGGTCAGATTTAAAGCAATGCCTTCAGATGTACAGCAATGCAAAACATAAAAGTTTTAAAAACTTTCACTTTCATGATGTCACAAACCGCATTGGTACTCTCATTGAATGATCTCAACTTGCTGTCTTGTACGTAACAAGTAAGGGAAGAAAGAATCTGCTGTCTGCGCTTTTAAATCAAACAACGCATTGATTTATAATGATAATTAATCGTTTTGCATATTGAGTGCCCTCCCCAGATATTGTAAGATTCTCTCATCTTAAATCATCTCATTTTGAATCAATCATAATCATTTATTTGCACATTATAAGCGGAGCTGGTGTGTGGGTAAAAACTCTAAAAAAAGGAATAAAAATATCTCTTATGAAGAATCTCAATACCAAGAGCTATCGCAACATTGGGAAACCGGTAAAGAGTACGATGGGGCAGGCTTGTACCTTCATAAGCGTAAAAATGGCGGTGCTCAATGGCTTTATCGTTAAACAGAGCACTTAAAATACCTTATCCCCATAGTAAAATTGCCCCAATGCAACAGCATATTTGAGACAAATATTAAGATGGTTTAGTGTTTTTTAATTTTCCCAGCTTTTGTATGTCAAATCGGTGCAAACGTATTGCATATATTATCGGTTTGTGTGATCTCTAAAATGGTTAGACAGCCTAATTTGGGGAAAATATAAAGACGTAAAGGTGAAAATCAATCTCCAACCTTTTCATCTTCTTTTAATTTAGCTTTACGAATTTCAAAAGCATCCAAAGCAATATCTTTAAATAATGCAGACTACGCATTGCTTCACGCTTTTGTTTCTCACATTCTTTAATAGGGTCACGACTCACGCAAAACAGAACGTCATTGTATTGCACATTCACAAGCTTTTTTTTAAGAAACATTTCTTAAAACACAGAAGTCCATCTCACACCCCCACCCGTGGATGGTATAACGTAAAAACCATTGATCACCACCATCTTTACGCTTATGATGGTACAAGCTGGTCTCATCATACTCTTTACCGTCCCCCTCCAATGTTGCGACAGCTCTTGCAATAAGACGATTCATTAAAGGTATTTTTATTCCTTTCTAAATGGTTTTTATCCACACGATAATCCCACTTGTGATGTGCAAGGGAATGGATTTGATTGATTCAACATAAGCATGTTTTGAATAAGAGAATCTTAGGATATTCGAGGATATCATTCAACATGCAAAATGATGAATTATCATTATAAGTCAATATGTTGCTCTATCATAGAATTACCCTATGGTAAAATTGTCCCATGGTAAAATTGATTGGCAACATACAAAGAGTAGACTTTAGACTTAAAGTGGCGCAAGCCGGCCGAGTTTTAAAAAACCTAATTTTGCCCATCCATGGGTAATCTTCAAGGGCAGAATGGGAGAGCCATCTGGACTTTTAGGCATCATGCTCAAAACAAAGAATAAAGCTTGCAGATTATTAGCTTGCTCAGGAAACAAGCGTTGCATAGTGGTAAGAAGCTCCATATGCTTCACAAAAACAAGATCAAATTCTGCTGTCAAATAGCCTTCATCATCAAAGGAGAAAGGTCCACTGATACGCAGGAGACCACCTGTATGAAAAGCCAATTCACCACGCTTTAAAACACCACTTTTCCCATACAAACACTGTTTCCAACCACCTCTTCCATTTTCAAACAAATGAGAGAGATCATTGAAAGTCCATTTTAAATTGCCATTAATTTTTGGGAAATCAACAAAATAAGGTGCAAAAAATAGGGAAGAGTCAAAATCATCAACAATAAGGTGCCCTGATAAATGATTTTTCTCATTTTTCAGATCAAGTCGCAAAAATTCTGCCGCTATTTTTTGGGGCACATTCTCTTTATCTAACGAAGGTACCATCATATCCACAGCATCTTGCAAAGATGCTTGATTTCTAACATTTTCTTGTATGAGCTTCTTATTCTTCGTTTTTGATCCAAATTTTTCTGAAAATTTCTGATCCTTACGAGAGGAAGCAATGGTAGAAACCTCAAGCCCTTCAGCCATCAGTTTAAATGTCCTCACCGTTTTCCAATAAGGCTCTGTTTCAACTACAAGATTGCGCCATTGCAACGCAATAGGCATTTTTCCAGAAAAAACAATGGACGCAGGAGAAGAAACATTAAACTCTACAAAACGAGAAGCATAAATTGGTGCACCAACCATCAAACGCGCAGTTGATAAGGAAAACTCGTGTAAAGGCCAAGAAAACTGAAAGTTATCACAAGAAACACCAATACGTAACGGATAACCATTTTTACTGAGATGTTTGCATACAATCGTTATATCACGAGCAGAAGCTCTTGCGAGGAGATCAGAAACACGGTCTTCTATTTTACGTGAAAAAAAAACCAAAGTGCACTATAAACGCATATCACAACAAGACAAAACAGCCCAAAAAGCAAATAACGCAAAGAAAGGCTTTTTCGTAGTGATGTCAACTGAGAGATTATAGACACAATGACAACTTTCCTTATCTTCTATGAATAAAATTTTTAATGCTCAGGCACAAACGCTGGGTACACAAAAAATCTGTTGTAACGCATTTTCAAACCATTTACTCAAAGCCTGATCATAAATTAAACGACCTTTCAAATGTGCAGAAGCAGGTTGAGCACCTTTTTCAGTCAATTTGTGTGCTGAACGCACCACCAAACGCCGCATCATAGCACGTGTGAATTCGGCATGGAATTGCAAACCCCATGCATTATCTCCATAACGAAAAGCTTGTACAGGATATGTATGACCTGTTGCTAAAAGCGCAGCTGCTTTAGGTAAATCATAAATACCTTCATCATGAAAATGGTAAACCATTCCTGGCCAATTCATCAAAGCCTTGCCTTGTGAGGTTGCTTCCAGAGGGTACCAGCCAACTTCAACAATTCCATCACTTCTTGTACCAACACGTCCCCCTAGATTTCGCGCTAACATCTGTGCTCCAAGACAAATCCCCAAAAAAGGCTTATTTTCTTTCAAGGATAAGGAAATCCAATCAATTTCCTTGCCAATATAAGCTTCCTCATCATTGACACTCATCGGTCCCCCCAAAATAACCACACCGGCATAATGCTTCAATGTATCGGGGAGTTTTTGTCCTAAAATAGGGCGATAAATATCAAGAACAAAACCATTTTGTTGCAAAAATTTTCCCAAACGACCAGTATATGTAGATTGACGATGTATCACCACCGCAATTCTTGGTTTGCACTTTTTTTGCTTTGCACTAAAACACCTTTGATGTAAAAACATTTTTTAATCAATCATTTCTGCAACCAAGTCACTTTTCATTTTTTAAGAACAAGAAAATAATATGCACTATAACTTTCTTGATTTAAAATAAACGAAATTTTTTTCTTGACAAAAATGCCTCCTCTTCCTCTGTTTTAACTCCTGGATCATCAACATTTAAGTGGATTTGACTCAATACCGTAATATCTTGATCTTTTATATCTTGTTTCTGTAGTGGTGCATGATACTCAAGGGGACGCTCTACCGAAGATGACTCTCCAAGCATCTTATTTTCGATATCAGCACTCTTCCCTACCCCATTTGCTTTATCTTGATTCTGCTTTTCCAACTCACTCTTGGTCGCCTCCAATGTGAAGGGAGCCATACGAGGAGGCGCTTTCCATTCAAAACAGCCAAGACGTCCGCTAATTGGAGACACAACCGACCAAGAAGGAAAAATGTCCCCATCACACATCCACACCGGATCACGTTCAGCACGAAGTGCCAAAGAAAGCCATTGTCGCACAGCTCCTTGATTATTTCCCTGCGCTTCTTCAATATCTGCCAACAATAAATAAACACTTTCACGCGGATGATATTGCAGTGCTTTTTCAGCTTGTTCCCTTGCTAAGACTATCTCACCAGCATCCAAAGCAGCTTTGGCAATAAGGAAAGTCGCTTCGAATGTCTCCTTATTATAAGAAGCAAGAGTTTTAGCCCTCTTCAATCGCCCAACAGCTCCTTCTTCTTTTTCAAGATAAAGCACTCCCAAATCAGGATGAGGTTCTTTCTGCCAAGCTGTAATAATCATTTTATCCGCTTTACGTGTTTCATTGAGTTTATAAAGAATATCAGCAGCAACAATCGTTATAGGCACAAAATCAGGCAATAATTTATGCGCTTTTAAAATGGCTGAACGTGCTTGCACAGGATGCGTTTCAAACAGATGAAGAGCCTTCCCACATAACAATAAAGCTTGTGTATGTTGACGTTCTACAGTTGAACGAATTGCACGTGGCAAAGCTTTTTGTGCACGTTCAAAAACAGTAAGTGCCGTATCCCATTTACCCTCAACACTCAACCGTTCAAGCACAGCCTGATGCGCCCACAAAAGTGCTGGTGATAAAGCCAATGCTTCTTCTGCATATTGTTGTGCTGCTTCATAAGCTTTGCTTTTTAGAGCTTCACGAAACAAACCGTAAAGCCCCGCCAATTGTGTTGGTGCTTCTTTTCTCATCTCCTCATAAAGGCGGATGGCAGAAGCAGAGTCATTTTGCAAAGAGAGAATTTGAGCTTGTAAGAGTTTTACCAACGGTTCCTGTTTATCAGAAAAATATTTGCCAACATGTGCCTCCATTTGTTGTGCCAAAACACCATCACCGGCAAAAACGGCAAGGATTCCCTGTGAAAGAGCTTGATAACCACGCTTTTTACGACGTTGATAAAAATAATGAGAGAGAGCTCTAGGTACAGAAAAAAAGGCAGATAAAAGCCACCATAAAAGCGCTAAAACTCCAAGCAATAAAATGAATGCGCACAAAAACGTTAACAATGAAACAGAAAACCGAAAGTGCAAAAATGTTATAACAAAAACGCTATTGTGATTAGCAACCCATCCAAAAGCCAGGCCGATCAAACAGACAACAAAACTGTAAATAAAAACACGTATCATCTTGCGCCTGTTTACCTCTTCAGAGCCTTAACAGATCCCTGCTGTGCCGAGAATAGCAACTTCTGAAGCCGCTGATGAATAGCAATATGTCTTTCAAGTTTATGAACAAAATCCACCGAAACATCTTTCGCATTTTGAGGCAATGTTTGCCATTCGCTCAAAGCCTTTTCGTAATCACCCGCTTGAATAGCAACTTCCATTCGTGCCGCAATCGCCTCTAGCGTCATACCCTCGATATTTCCAATTGGTCGTGAAACGACCAAACCTTTTATCCATGCCCAAACCCGTTTAGAAAAAGCAGCATCTGATGCAACATTATTTTGCACACGAACGATTGCATCGGCAACTCTAGCAAACTCATCTGAAAGTTGCGCTGAATTTGGAAGTCCTCTATCTGCTGTTTTTTGTAACAAATCAAGTCCATCCATTGTAGGCGCTAATTGCTGTAATGTTTTCAGTTCATTGATATAAGACCCTCCACGTTCTATGGCATTTTTTAGCGAACTGATGGCAATAAACAGCGCAATACTTACCTCTTGTTTTTCACTCTCTTTAACAGCAATTTCTTCCTGCATGGTTCCTAACTGTTGCTTTAAGAGAGCAAGAGCGCTTGCATTGCTTTGCCCAACGGACAAAGCCGTTTCCATATCTTTCGACCTATCAACCAAAATCTGTACAGACTCTTCTAAACCTTTCACTTTTTCCTCTAAAACAGTAAAAGCTTTTCTGCTTTCTTGTTGCAAGTTTTCATCACCTTGAATTGTTTCAACCTGTTGCGATGAAAAAGAAGAAAACTCTGTTTTTAAAGCATCAATTTCTTGAACCACACGCCCCAATTGTTCTATTGTTTCTTCGCCTTGTTTTTTTGCGATTTCAGCAATTTGCAAAGCCTTTTTGTCTCCAGCATCATTTTCTACAAAAGAAAGAGGCAGCACACGTGCCCATTGAAGCCCTATGAAAAAGCCTAAAGCAATAAGGCCACCTAAAATTCCCGAAAGAAATAAGTACAGCCAAGAGAGATGAGATATAGATTGATGCGATATGTTTTTCTTGTTCTGTTTCTCTTGTGCATCAAATTCTACAGAATTTTGTGTTCTCTTTTCTTCATCATCGCTTACAGTTTCATGTTCAACCACCGGTTTTTTACGGCGCGTGGCAATGTAATGTGTTTTAGCTTTTGGTTTTGAAGAATCTACCATCTTAGTCACTTTTTGTGCACAGTTTTTTACAATTGTAAAAGAATAAAATGAAAAAAGTTTTAAAAATTAAGCTTTTTTCAAACATCATAACTTGTTTTATAACCTTTTTACAACAAATATAACTTTACAGAAATTTTTAACACTGCATTTTCATAAAAAATATTTACAATGATATACTTTAATAAACAACGTTTTTAAAAAATAGCATCATTTTATACTCAACAACAAAACCTCATTTTTTGATGAGCATTAACTCTTATATTCAAAGAAAATATTACAACGCGTTTTTCATGAAAGCTCTTAACATCAAGAGAAGTTCTTTGCATCTTTGCTTATCCGTGGTAGGCACACAATAAAGAATCTTCAACACAAGGTTTTGTCTAAAATGCGTCTGTTAGGAATAGAAACAAGTTGTGATGAAACTGCTGCTGCTGTTGTTGAACAGGACAATAAAGGAAACAGCAAAATTCTTTCCAATATTGTTTGGAGCCAGATTGATCATCATGCACCTTACGGAGGTGTTGTTCCTGAAATTGCTGCCCGTGCTCACGTTGAAATTCTCGACAGCTTAATTTTAAGAGCGCTAAAAGAAGCAAACATAAAATTAAGTGATATCGATGCCATTGCCGCCACCAGTGGACCGGGTTTAATAGGAGGGCTTTTAGTGGGCGTTACGACGGCAAAAGCGCTTTCTCTTGCCACAGGAAAACCTTTTATTGCCGTCAATCATCTGGAAGGTCATGCCTTAACAGCCGTGCTCACGCATAATGTCCCTTTTCCTTATTTATTATTGTTGGTTTCCGGTGGTCATACACAAACAATTCTCGTCCACGCAGTAGGCAATTACCAACGGTTAGGAACCACCATTGATGATGCCTTGGGAGAAGCTTTTGATAAAACAGCAAAACTTTTAGGTCTTCCCTATCCTGGTGGTCCAGCACTTGAAAAAGCTGCTTTATTGGGCGATAAAAATCGTATTCCTCTTCCACGCCCTTTAAAAGGTGAAAAACGGCTAGATTTTTCCTTTTCAGGTCTTAAAACGGCTGTTCGCCAAGCAGCAACAGCCATGGCCCCCCTTACAGAAAGCGATGTAGCCGATATTGCAGCAAGCTTTCAAGCCGCCGTAACCGACACCGTGCATGATCGTGTTCATTTAGCTTTGCAACATTTTATTCACCAATATCCTCTCTCTTGCGAGAAAGGGCATCATCCGCCTGCTTTAGTTGTCGCAGGCGGAGTTGCTGCTAATCAAGCTATTCGATTGACATTGCAAGAACTCGCTCATCAACATAGATTTGAATTTATAGCTCCACCTCTTTCCTTGTGTACCGATAACGCTGCAATGATTGCTTTTGTTGGTGCACAAAAACTCGCACAGGGAGAAACAAGCCCCCTTGATCTTACCCCTCGCTCACGCTGGCCATTGGATGAAAAATCTACCCCCCTCATTGGAATGGGACGCCGTGGAACAAAAGCATAACAAAATTAATGCTTATGCTGTCTAAAAAACGCACGATGAAGCACCATCGTAGAACATCTTATTCCTATAGACTTTGATCTTCCTAGAATCTGTTTTCTTAAACCATTTTTAGAGACAACTTTTAGACGCAACACGACCTACAGACTTAAGTTTTCGAGACAAATGTCAAAAACGACAAAATCTATTATATTTTTATCTTTAATAATTCACTTTAAGCTTATTCTTTGATCGACATAAACATCTTCTCTTCTGAAAGTAAACCAAAGACAAGACAGCCTTATGTAATCCATAAAAACAGGCAGAATGCTTAGTATATTACATTACAATAATTGAGTTTTTTCTAAAAAAGAAGAAAGAAATCGATAATGTGCGTTCTTTACCTCATTTTAAAAATCATACAGAATGGTACA
It encodes:
- a CDS encoding heme biosynthesis protein HemY — translated: MIRVFIYSFVVCLIGLAFGWVANHNSVFVITFLHFRFSVSLLTFLCAFILLLGVLALLWWLLSAFFSVPRALSHYFYQRRKKRGYQALSQGILAVFAGDGVLAQQMEAHVGKYFSDKQEPLVKLLQAQILSLQNDSASAIRLYEEMRKEAPTQLAGLYGLFREALKSKAYEAAQQYAEEALALSPALLWAHQAVLERLSVEGKWDTALTVFERAQKALPRAIRSTVERQHTQALLLCGKALHLFETHPVQARSAILKAHKLLPDFVPITIVAADILYKLNETRKADKMIITAWQKEPHPDLGVLYLEKEEGAVGRLKRAKTLASYNKETFEATFLIAKAALDAGEIVLAREQAEKALQYHPRESVYLLLADIEEAQGNNQGAVRQWLSLALRAERDPVWMCDGDIFPSWSVVSPISGRLGCFEWKAPPRMAPFTLEATKSELEKQNQDKANGVGKSADIENKMLGESSSVERPLEYHAPLQKQDIKDQDITVLSQIHLNVDDPGVKTEEEEAFLSRKKFRLF
- a CDS encoding NAD-glutamate dehydrogenase, yielding MLQQKAAETKNHQNNIEQILFAHTDKEDIVCYESEELQKAATAAVEAFNRHQAGKTIICFEQNLTRNNKPITVITLVNDNKPFLLDSILNVFNQNKYHIYLIAHPVLNCASGQRISLMQIHIESLNEPQIQKLKEGLTLVLEQVNAAVQDWKPMLEEVKKHIHTYQTNLPQHYKQEGEKAIEFLNWLMDNNFIFLGMRSYHFKKHQEPTKAFIASDVELGILTDASIRIIGDACVEEPPQEIFSFMESDNLLIVTKANSRSRIHRPVWLDYIGLKIFDKEDKLCGELRIVGLFTSSAYTRSILQIPFLKEKAETIIQHLGYSRTDYSGKALISVLETYPRDEMFRSDIDTLTENAKLILQLDERPRLRVLAHTDSFGRFVSILVYVPRDQYSSNIREKIGEYFVELYQGDFFESYPLFLESTLIRVYYIIHRKGNESAPIVERMTLEQNVRSIARGWEDSVQTIALTCKATDQQMCLASRFPNSYRDLFSAEDAIKDASHILSLNDKKPLFVTFYHPQNKEKQTLSLRLFHRHQALALSKRVPLLENMGFRVIAEQTLELPDSNGDSVYLHDMQLESAFQLCIDFAKNGQKHAETFEAIWSQNADNDAFNALTQTAKLHWREIVVLRHYGRYLQQTGIPYSQDRVAQTLNAYPDITQDLYTLFHLKFHQSHTEKEREKNQQIIQQRIEEKLQKVSGLDDDLILRRYRNLIDASLRSNAFTPLENGDPRRTLATKLDPRQIEGLPEPRPYREIFVYGPEVEGVHLRFGPIARGGIRWSDRALDYRTEVLSLVKAQQVKNAVIVPVGAKGGFYPHRLPQTNDRAVVIEAARQAYIDFITALLSITDNLVNNQISTPHNIICHDDHDPYFVVAADKGTATFSDTANTISQANHFWLDDAFASGGSAGYDHKAIGITAKGAWEAVKRHFRESFNHDIQTTPFTCIGVGDMSGDVFGNGMLLSKQTKLIAAFDHRDIFIDPNPNIAESYAERLRLFQLPRSSWQDYDQAKLSKGGGIFSRTMKTITLSPEAAQAIGFEKQTGTPFEIISALLKAPVDLLWFGGIGTYIRATTEPDAQVGDRANDALRITGEQVRAKVIGEGANLGVTQRGRIEYVLNGGRCNTDAIDNSAGVNCSDVEVNIKIVLASALHAKTLTREARNELLKEMTSQVEQLVLRNNYLQTLALSLAESQSIADLPYQIRFMHDLEQKKLLDRRVEILPDEQILRQRITQGQGLIRPELAVILAYAKLTLKEEIAHSAIVDESYFDKILLHYFPTQIQTSFEKEIINHQLRRHIIATLIANDIVNRGGPTFVSRLQDATEQKVENIIRVFIALCDGFAIPQLSDQIDRLDNKIPGLVQNKFYAAITSMLFETTNWGLRNMDLSTPLEELAKTIKQARTVLEELLTHSSDNDINQKIKEKTNHYSEEGAPKTLAQQLALLDATPIICDISLIAKQSNSDLIKTAKIYFSLAQIIRINRINEASRTIPVVDYYDSMALSQAKENIAESLRKIVLKILKNYGAKEDPFAAWSKTTEDQIHNVTNRIGALIENDLNISRFTFAAGMIAQL
- a CDS encoding glutamine amidotransferase, whose product is MFLHQRCFSAKQKKCKPRIAVVIHRQSTYTGRLGKFLQQNGFVLDIYRPILGQKLPDTLKHYAGVVILGGPMSVNDEEAYIGKEIDWISLSLKENKPFLGICLGAQMLARNLGGRVGTRSDGIVEVGWYPLEATSQGKALMNWPGMVYHFHDEGIYDLPKAAALLATGHTYPVQAFRYGDNAWGLQFHAEFTRAMMRRLVVRSAHKLTEKGAQPASAHLKGRLIYDQALSKWFENALQQIFCVPSVCA
- a CDS encoding DUF2125 domain-containing protein — its product is MVFFSRKIEDRVSDLLARASARDITIVCKHLSKNGYPLRIGVSCDNFQFSWPLHEFSLSTARLMVGAPIYASRFVEFNVSSPASIVFSGKMPIALQWRNLVVETEPYWKTVRTFKLMAEGLEVSTIASSRKDQKFSEKFGSKTKNKKLIQENVRNQASLQDAVDMMVPSLDKENVPQKIAAEFLRLDLKNEKNHLSGHLIVDDFDSSLFFAPYFVDFPKINGNLKWTFNDLSHLFENGRGGWKQCLYGKSGVLKRGELAFHTGGLLRISGPFSFDDEGYLTAEFDLVFVKHMELLTTMQRLFPEQANNLQALFFVLSMMPKSPDGSPILPLKITHGWAKLGFLKLGRLAPL
- a CDS encoding COG4223 family protein, with translation MVDSSKPKAKTHYIATRRKKPVVEHETVSDDEEKRTQNSVEFDAQEKQNKKNISHQSISHLSWLYLFLSGILGGLIALGFFIGLQWARVLPLSFVENDAGDKKALQIAEIAKKQGEETIEQLGRVVQEIDALKTEFSSFSSQQVETIQGDENLQQESRKAFTVLEEKVKGLEESVQILVDRSKDMETALSVGQSNASALALLKQQLGTMQEEIAVKESEKQEVSIALFIAISSLKNAIERGGSYINELKTLQQLAPTMDGLDLLQKTADRGLPNSAQLSDEFARVADAIVRVQNNVASDAAFSKRVWAWIKGLVVSRPIGNIEGMTLEAIAARMEVAIQAGDYEKALSEWQTLPQNAKDVSVDFVHKLERHIAIHQRLQKLLFSAQQGSVKALKR